AAAAAAATAGCTTTGGCTAAAAAAGCTAACTGATCTTAAAAAGACGTTGTGTATTTTTCTCTACAAAAGAGTATACTTTTTGTCAATACAAATACTGGTATAATTATAGATTTATCTAACACGTTATGGAATATTCAAAACTCAAAGAGAAAAAAATGAAATACAGTATAAAGAACCTTTACCAGTTTATTAAACAGGTAGTGTCTGAGTTTAGCAATGATAACGTTTTTAAGTACAGTGCATCACTTTCATATTACACCATATTTTCATTAGCGCCAATGTTGATCATTATTATTTCTGTTTGCAGTTTCTTTTTTGGAAAAGAAGCCATGCAGGGAGAGATTTATGGGCAAATAGCGGGACTGGTTGGAAAAGATGCAGCCCTGCAAATTCAAAGTACTATTAAAAGCACGCATCTTTCCAATACTACTGTATTGGCAACTATTATAAGCGTTGTATCATTGATATTGGGCGCCACCGGAGTATTTGGTGAGATACAGGATTCCCTGAATAAAATATGGGGTTTAAAAGTAAAACCCAAATCCGGGATATGGAAGGTAGTGATCAATCGTTTGCTTTCTTTTTCATTGGTATTAAGCCTTGGATTTATTTTAG
The Ferruginibacter albus DNA segment above includes these coding regions:
- a CDS encoding YihY/virulence factor BrkB family protein; its protein translation is MKYSIKNLYQFIKQVVSEFSNDNVFKYSASLSYYTIFSLAPMLIIIISVCSFFFGKEAMQGEIYGQIAGLVGKDAALQIQSTIKSTHLSNTTVLATIISVVSLILGATGVFGEIQDSLNKIWGLKVKPKSGIWKVVINRLLSFSLVLSLGFILVVSLVLNAIILSFGSRLDAYLSGLGTSLISLIDIVVSLVVNTILFAAIFKILPDAKIRWKDVTVGALITSVLFIAGKFLIGYYLATSKLTSVYGAAGSIILILLWTYYSSAILYMGAEFTKVYAIKYGNKILPNDYSTWVKTEEVPVAGAK